One genomic segment of Bos javanicus breed banteng chromosome 23, ARS-OSU_banteng_1.0, whole genome shotgun sequence includes these proteins:
- the LOC133236303 gene encoding small ribosomal subunit protein uS8-like — translation MHTRFCHLSTKIMCMKVLADALKSINNDKKRSKCQVLIRLCSRVTIQFLTVMVKHGYIGELEIISAHRAGKIVVNIIGRLDKCKGISPRFEEQLKDLEKWQNNLFLLRQRGFIVLIAPAGVMKCEEARQKNTGGKILRFFF, via the coding sequence ATGCACACACGTTTCTGCCATCTTTCCACCAAAATAATGTGCATGAAGGTTCTGGCTGATGCTCTCAAGAGCATCAACAATgacaaaaagagaagcaaatgccAGGTTCTTATCAGGCTATGCTCTAGAGTCACCATCCAGTTTCTAACTGTGATGGTGAAGCATGGTTACATTGGTGAGCTTGAAATCATCAGTGCTCACAGAGCTGGCAAAATTGTTGTGAACATCATAGGTAGGTTAGACAAATGTAAGGGGATCAGCCCCAGATTTGAGGAGCAACTcaaagatctagaaaaatggcagaatAACCTGTTCCTGCTCCGTCAGCGTGGTTTCATTGTACTGATAGCCCCAGCTGGCGTCATGAAATGTGAGGAAGCAAGACAAAAAAACACAGGAGGGAAAATCCTGAGATTCTTTTTCTAG